The genomic segment GCTTGAAGCGACGAGATCTTCCGGTCATCGGGACTAACCTCGCCGTTGGCTTTAGCTTTGAGCTCAGAGATGTCTTTACTCGTGAAACGAAAAATCTTCTCTTGTAGTAGTATCGACGATGAAGTACCAACAACGTTCCGTGTCTCAGTCGTCAATGAGGCCGGCATGCGAATCGGATACTCAATCCCGTCGAGAAACCATCCACGGTGAACCAAAGGAGGAAATGTTCTCCGATGATCGGAGCCGTTAAAGCAAATCTCCGACCAAATATTGGAGAAGTTCCAAATCGAAGTTCCATCGGTAACAAGGTGGCTATAACCAACGCCGATGAAAACTCCATCTTTAAGTTCCGTTACTTGAATCGCGATCAGTGAGTCAGAGATACCTTCAAGGCTTTTAACTCCGTTGCACGGGAAAAAACGTTTCAAGAACTCAGGGACAGTACCATCGACAGGTTCTAAAACATCACTCACCGAAACGGAGCTAGCTGAAGCGTGGACGAATCTTACACCTGAACCATCACAGTCGACGTGAAACGACGACGTTCCATCGTCGTCGTTTTCGATCTTCACGAGACGACCGGCGAATGGGTAGAAGATCTTCAAtgcgatagagagagaggattttAACCTATAGATGATGTTGGTCTCCGGGTCGGAGGGTTGAGGAAAGAGAAGACCTTTTTGTGAGTATTCGGATCCAAGAAAGTAGAGATCCCATGGAGTAAGATGGATCTTAACCCGATTCGAATCCTCGTTGTAGCTCTCGGGTTGAACTATGCTCTTTGAGATCACTTCAACTACCTCATCTcccatttttctcttttttattatgtttgttttgttttgttttttatccgGAAATGTGCATACTACATTATTATTGGTAGTGTTAGTAcatttatttatactattattagTGTTTCACTTAGGATAACAACAAATATGCCGTGTAGACGTTATCTCATCTTTTTGGCTGGTTTTGATATTCTGGTTTTTTGTATGCCGTAGTGTTATTCACGTTCACAAAAACTGTGCCACATATACATTATCTCCTTATCTTATTGGCTGGTTTAGATACTCTATTACTCTGGTTTTGTATGTCGTATCCGCAAATGGCAAATGTGCATACTGCATTATCATTGGGTAGTGTTACTATTAGTCTATTATTAGGGTTTCACTTGCATAAAAAAGTGTGCCATGCAGACGTTATCTACTTTAACTTAATTACTGGCTGGTTTTTTttatactccttccgtttcacAAT from the Camelina sativa cultivar DH55 chromosome 12, Cs, whole genome shotgun sequence genome contains:
- the LOC104730468 gene encoding uncharacterized acetyltransferase At3g50280-like; its protein translation is MGDEVVEVISKSIVQPESYNEDSNRVKIHLTPWDLYFLGSEYSQKGLLFPQPSDPETNIIYRLKSSLSIALKIFYPFAGRLVKIENDDDGTSSFHVDCDGSGVRFVHASASSVSVSDVLEPVDGTVPEFLKRFFPCNGVKSLEGISDSLIAIQVTELKDGVFIGVGYSHLVTDGTSIWNFSNIWSEICFNGSDHRRTFPPLVHRGWFLDGIEYPIRMPASLTTETRNVVGTSSSILLQEKIFRFTSKDISELKAKANGEVSPDDRKISSLQAVSAYMWRSIVRNSGLSPEEVICCGLLVDLRRRLDPPLEKDCCGNMVGTAITTTTVEEMFNNGLGWVALKINKSVASQTNEEFREFAADWVKNPSLLDVNTLTNYIAVTSSPRFNVYGNDFGWGRPIAVRAGPGITHDGKLVAYPGIEPGNIEIQTCLSSTVLAKLSSDAEFLKHACVV